A window from Staphylococcus succinus encodes these proteins:
- a CDS encoding winged helix-turn-helix transcriptional regulator yields MLIEYNNKLFYTSKDLALSVIGGRWKIPIIYHLLQSEVLRLSELEKKLPDINQRMLIRQLRELEKDMIIKRTIYPVVPPKVEYRLTSVGLSLDNVVYGICEWGDEYLKLINNEN; encoded by the coding sequence TTGTTAATAGAATATAATAATAAATTATTTTACACTTCTAAAGATTTAGCTTTATCAGTAATTGGTGGTAGGTGGAAAATCCCTATTATTTATCATTTATTACAATCAGAAGTACTTAGGTTGAGTGAATTAGAAAAAAAATTACCAGATATTAATCAAAGAATGTTAATTAGACAATTAAGGGAGCTTGAAAAGGATATGATAATAAAAAGAACTATATATCCAGTAGTCCCTCCAAAAGTTGAATATCGATTAACTAGTGTTGGTTTGTCTCTCGACAATGTGGTCTATGGTATTTGTGAATGGGGAGATGAATATTTGAAATTAATTAATAATGAAAATTAG
- a CDS encoding recombinase family protein, which yields MIIGYARVSSIDQNLERQLDNLKTLGVEKIFTEKQSGKSVENRPVFQEALNFVRMGDRFVVESIDRLGRNYDEIIETVNYLKEKDVQLMITSLPMMNEVIGNPLLDKFMKDLIVQILAMVSEQERNESKRRQAQGIQVAKYKGVYKGRPLLYSPNAKDPQKRVIYHRVVEMLEEGKAISKIAKEVNITRQTVYRIKHDKGLS from the coding sequence ATGATTATAGGATATGCGAGAGTATCTTCGATAGATCAAAACTTAGAAAGACAATTGGATAATTTAAAGACGCTTGGTGTAGAGAAAATCTTTACAGAGAAGCAATCAGGAAAATCAGTTGAAAATAGACCTGTATTTCAAGAAGCCCTTAATTTTGTAAGAATGGGAGATCGATTCGTTGTGGAGTCTATTGATCGTTTAGGACGTAATTATGATGAAATTATTGAAACTGTGAATTACTTAAAAGAAAAAGACGTTCAGTTAATGATTACAAGTTTACCTATGATGAATGAAGTTATTGGTAATCCATTACTAGATAAGTTTATGAAAGATTTAATCGTTCAAATTTTAGCAATGGTTTCAGAACAAGAGAGAAATGAAAGTAAACGTCGACAAGCTCAAGGTATCCAAGTTGCGAAATACAAAGGGGTATATAAAGGGCGCCCTTTACTTTATTCACCGAACGCAAAAGATCCTCAGAAACGTGTTATCTATCATCGAGTTGTCGAAATGTTAGAAGAAGGGAAAGCAATTAGTAAGATTGCGAAAGAGGTTAATATTACAAGACAGACAGTTTATAGAATTAAACATGATAAGGGATTATCTTGA
- the hxlB gene encoding 6-phospho-3-hexuloisomerase, whose protein sequence is MTEITNYRLILDEIDNTLSHVKDSEAETFLKQIIKAEQVFVSGKGRSGFVANSFAMRLNQLGKGAHVVGESTTPSITEKDLFVILSGSGSTEHLRLLADKAKAVGAEVVLLSTNPTSNIGELANAVIELPAGTKYDAEGSAQPLGSLFEQASQVFLDSIVLDLMTEINVDEETMQQNHANLE, encoded by the coding sequence ATGACAGAAATCACAAATTATCGTTTAATACTAGATGAAATAGACAACACATTATCACATGTGAAAGACAGTGAAGCCGAAACGTTTTTAAAGCAAATTATTAAAGCAGAGCAAGTTTTTGTATCTGGAAAAGGACGTTCGGGTTTTGTAGCAAATAGTTTTGCGATGAGATTGAATCAGCTTGGGAAGGGTGCACATGTAGTTGGTGAGTCCACTACACCTTCCATTACCGAAAAAGATTTGTTTGTTATCCTTTCTGGCTCAGGTTCGACAGAGCATTTAAGATTATTAGCAGATAAAGCTAAAGCTGTAGGTGCAGAAGTTGTATTATTGTCAACAAATCCAACGTCAAATATTGGTGAACTTGCAAATGCAGTGATTGAATTACCGGCGGGAACGAAATATGATGCTGAAGGTTCAGCACAACCTCTAGGTAGCTTATTTGAACAAGCATCACAAGTGTTTTTAGATAGTATTGTTTTAGATTTAATGACTGAGATAAACGTTGATGAAGAAACAATGCAGCAAAATCATGCTAATCTGGAATAA
- the hxlA gene encoding 3-hexulose-6-phosphate synthase: MELQLAIDLLNKEDAAELANKVKDYVDIVEIGTPIVINEGLPAVQHLNDNIDSVKVLADLKIMDAADYEVSQAVKFGADIVTILGVAEDASIKAAVDEAHKHGKQLLVDMIAVQDLEKRAKDLDDLGADYIAVHTGYDLQAEGQSPLESLRKVKSVISNSKVAVAGGIKPDTIKDIVAENPDLIIVGGGIANADDPVEAAKQCRAAIEGK; encoded by the coding sequence ATGGAATTACAATTAGCGATTGATTTATTAAATAAAGAGGATGCTGCAGAATTAGCAAATAAAGTTAAAGATTATGTAGATATCGTAGAAATTGGAACACCGATTGTTATAAATGAAGGATTACCAGCTGTACAACATTTAAATGATAATATTGATAGTGTAAAAGTATTAGCAGATTTAAAAATTATGGATGCTGCCGACTATGAAGTAAGCCAAGCAGTTAAATTTGGTGCAGACATAGTAACAATTTTAGGCGTTGCAGAAGATGCATCAATTAAAGCAGCAGTTGATGAAGCACATAAACATGGCAAACAATTATTAGTAGATATGATTGCAGTCCAAGATTTAGAAAAACGTGCGAAAGATTTAGATGATTTAGGCGCAGATTATATCGCTGTTCATACTGGTTATGACTTACAAGCTGAAGGTCAATCTCCTTTAGAAAGTTTACGTAAAGTTAAATCTGTAATTAGTAATTCTAAAGTAGCAGTCGCAGGTGGTATTAAACCAGATACAATTAAAGATATTGTTGCAGAAAATCCTGATTTAATTATTGTTGGTGGCGGCATTGCAAATGCTGATGACCCTGTAGAAGCTGCTAAACAATGTAGAGCTGCGATTGAAGGAAAATAA